The Vidua chalybeata isolate OUT-0048 chromosome 6, bVidCha1 merged haplotype, whole genome shotgun sequence genome has a segment encoding these proteins:
- the LYSET gene encoding lysosomal enzyme trafficking factor yields MMNFRQRMGWIGVGLYLLASAAAFYYVFEINETYNKLALEHIQQHPKEPQEGTTWTHSLKVRLLSLPFWLWTIIFLIPYLQMFLFLYSCTRADPKTVGYCIIPICLAVICNRHQTFVKASNQISRLQLIDT; encoded by the coding sequence ATGATGAACTTCCGCCAGAGGATGGGCTGGATTGGTGTGGGGCTGTACTTGTTAGCAAGTGCTGCGGCTTTTTATTACGTCTTTGAAATCAATGAGACTTACAACAAACTAGCACTGGAGCACATTCAGCAACACCCCAAGGAACCACAGGAAGGAACCACGTGGACACACTCCTTGAAAGTACGACTGCTATCCTTGCCGTTTTGGCTGTGGAcgataatatttttaataccatACTTACAGATGTTCTTGTTCCTCTATTCCTGTACAAGAGCTGACCCCAAAACTGTTGGGTATTGCATCATTCCTATCTGCTTGGCTGTTATTTGCAATCGTCACCAAACATTTGTGAAGGCCTCTAATCAGATCAGTAGATTACAACTAATTGACACTTAG